A genomic region of Oryza glaberrima chromosome 1, OglaRS2, whole genome shotgun sequence contains the following coding sequences:
- the LOC127760271 gene encoding uncharacterized protein LOC127760271 has translation MDNSHEQPLPPGVGAWPPPPSIHPAKFQPNPQPYATPYGATPNNGSNHNAASYSAAAQPTMPFPNMDAGGAQSNQTAHEVSNHNDSAADIESAVQEAVLREQDIETQQVIQNQRQAKATIEPTQYGEDLLSNRRNPNALKEHLLKMTAEHRAEMANKRGKPLHADNGNVEIGNGYGVPGGGAYYAANMSSGQMNKPKDIADKAKGADDLPEFLRQRLRARGILKDEATNNSFTIKQNVDSPVGQIKAAQELPPGWVEAKDPTSGASYFYNQSTGTTQWDRPGAPLNTMQHQAPPSSSLPENWEEALDQSTGQKYYYNTNTQATQWEPPTAVNPGVAPHAPTNAAVEMAAQNTDIWNSQMQRCLGCGGWGVGLVQPWGYCNHCTRVQNLPFQQYPSYPNNTTHSSSNKNPGNVAAKDRSSAKPPFGKANRKDHRKRNRPEDDELDPMDPSSYSDAPRGGWVVGLKGVQPRAADTTAAGPLFQQRPYPSPGAVLRKNAEVASHGKKRGMAPITKRGDGSDGLGEAD, from the exons ATGGATAACTCACACGAACAGCCATTACCCCCTGGTGTCGGggcatggccgccgccaccttccatTCATCCTGCAAAATTTCAACCTAATCCACAGCCTTATGCAACACCTTATGGCGCTACACCCAACAATGGCAGCAATCACAATGCAGCGAGCTACTCTGCTGCTGCACAACCCACCATGCCTTTCCCTAACATGGATGCTGGGGGTGCACAATCAAATCAGACAGCTCATGAAGTTTCCAACCATAATGATAGTGCAGCAGACATTGAATCTGCTGTCCAAGAGGCTGTTCTTCGTGAACAG GACATTGagactcagcaagtcatacaaAATCAAAG ACAAGCAAAAGCAACAATTGAGCCTACGCAGTATGGAGAAGACCTCCTTTCAAACCGCCGCAACCCTAATGCATTGAAG GAGCACTTACTAAAAATGACAGCCGAGCATCGTGCAGAGATGGCAAACAAAAGGGGGAAGCCGCTTCATGCAGATAATG GCAATGTTGAAATTGGCAATGGCTATGGTGTACCAGGAGGGGGTGCTTATTATGCTGCAAACATGTCAAGTGGTCAAATGA ATAAACCCAAGGATATAGCTGATAAAGCAAAAGGTGCTGATGATCTCCCTGAATTTTTGAGGCAGAGATTAAGAGCAAGGGGTATTCTTAAAGATGAGGCGACAAATAATAGTTTCACGATTAAACAAAAT GTGGATTCTCCAGTAGGGCAGATAAAAGCTGCCCAAGAGTTGCCTCCTGGTTGG GTTGAAGCAAAAGATCCAACAAGTGGtgcttcttatttctataatcAGAGCACTGGAACGACCCAATGGGATCGCCCTGGTGCTCCTTTGAACACCATGCAACATCAAGCTCCTCCATCCTCGTCCTTGCCAGAGAATTGGGAGGAGGCACTTGATCAATCAACAG GCCAGAAATACTATTACAATACAAATACACAAGCAACACAGTGGGAGCCGCCTACTGCTGTGAACCCAGGTGTTGCGCCTCATGCTCCCACCAATGCTGCTGTTGAGATGGCTGCTCAAAATACAGATATTTGGAACTCTCAAATGCAGAGATGtttaggctgtggtggatgggGTGTAGGTCTTGTCCAGCCATGGGGTTATTGCAATCACTGCACAAG GGTTCAAAATCTTCCTTTTCAACAGTATCCATCCTACCCAAACAATACTACACACTCAAGCAGTAACAAAAATCCAGGGAATGTAGCAGCCAAGGACAG ATCAAGCGCAAAACCTCCATTTGGCAAAGCAAACAGAAAAGATCACCGCAAAAGAAATCGCCCTGAGGATGATGAGCTTGACCCGATGGACCCAAGCTCTTACTCAGATGCTCCACGGGGTGGCTG GGTTGTTGGCTTGAAGGGTGTGCAGCCACGGGCAGCAGATACTACTGCAGCT GGACCTTTATTCCAACAAAGACCATATCCGTCACCTGGTGCTGTGCTGAGGAAAAATGCAGAGGTTGCATCTCATGGCAAGAAACGTGGTATGGCTCCGATCACCAAAAGAGGGGATGGCAGTGACGGTCTCGGGGAGGCGGATTAG